In one Aromatoleum aromaticum EbN1 genomic region, the following are encoded:
- the bioF gene encoding 8-amino-7-oxononanoate synthase, with translation MLLDRLKADLAELDTRALRRTRRSLATPCAPHARVDGRDMLAFCSNDYLGLAANPALTRALQTGAVHWGAGCGASHLVSGHYAVHDELEARLAAFVDCERALYFSTGYMANTGTIPALVGRGDAIFADRLNHASLVDGALLSRAELHRYAHGDPAALERALAASSARRKLIVTDAVFSMDGDVAPLATLLELAERFDAWLMVDDAHGFGVLGPGGRGAVAEAGLASWRLIYVGTLGKAAGVSGAFVAGHADVVEWLMQKARTYIFTTGAPPALAETLLASLELIERGDERREHLVGLVALLRRELTLARWQLLPSRTPIQPVLIGDNAEALAVARALWDEGLWVPAIRPPTVPHGTARLRISLTAAHCADDVRRLAQALNRLEAQR, from the coding sequence ATGCTGCTCGACCGCCTCAAGGCCGATCTCGCCGAACTCGACACCCGCGCGCTCAGGCGCACGCGCCGCAGCCTCGCGACCCCGTGCGCGCCGCACGCCCGCGTCGACGGACGCGACATGCTGGCGTTCTGCAGCAACGACTATCTGGGACTTGCCGCCAACCCGGCCCTCACGCGCGCGCTGCAGACCGGCGCGGTGCACTGGGGCGCGGGCTGCGGCGCGTCGCACCTCGTCAGCGGCCACTACGCCGTCCACGACGAGCTCGAAGCGCGGCTTGCGGCGTTCGTCGACTGCGAACGCGCACTGTATTTCTCGACCGGCTACATGGCGAACACGGGGACGATTCCGGCGCTCGTCGGACGCGGCGACGCGATCTTCGCCGACCGCCTGAACCACGCGTCGCTCGTGGACGGCGCGCTGCTGTCGCGCGCCGAACTGCACCGCTACGCGCACGGCGACCCGGCGGCGCTGGAGCGTGCGCTGGCAGCGAGTTCGGCCAGGCGCAAGCTGATCGTCACGGACGCAGTCTTCAGCATGGATGGCGACGTCGCGCCGCTCGCGACCTTGCTGGAGTTGGCCGAGCGCTTCGACGCGTGGCTGATGGTCGACGACGCGCACGGTTTCGGCGTGCTCGGTCCGGGCGGGCGCGGCGCGGTTGCCGAAGCCGGTCTCGCCTCGTGGCGGCTGATCTACGTCGGCACGCTCGGCAAGGCTGCCGGGGTGTCCGGCGCGTTCGTCGCCGGCCATGCCGACGTCGTCGAGTGGCTGATGCAAAAAGCCCGCACCTACATCTTCACGACCGGCGCGCCGCCCGCGCTCGCCGAAACGCTGCTGGCGAGCCTCGAACTGATCGAGCGGGGCGACGAGCGCCGGGAACACCTCGTCGGACTCGTTGCGCTGCTGCGGCGCGAACTCACCCTCGCCCGCTGGCAGCTGCTGCCGTCGCGCACGCCGATCCAGCCGGTGCTGATCGGCGACAACGCCGAAGCGCTCGCCGTCGCCCGCGCGCTGTGGGACGAAGGTCTGTGGGTGCCGGCGATCCGTCCGCCGACCGTACCGCACGGCACTGCGCGCCTGCGCATCTCGCTGACCGCTGCGCATTGCGCCGACGACGTCCGCCGCCTCGCACAGGCGCTAAACCGTCTCGAAGCGCAGCGATGA
- a CDS encoding adenosylmethionine--8-amino-7-oxononanoate transaminase produces MHAPSLLERSLRSVWHPCTQMKQHEALPLVPIVRGEGPWLIDAEGRRLLDGISSWWVNLFGHCNPRINAALRAQLDTLEHVMLAGFTHEPVVELSERLAALTGHRLGHAFYASDGASATEIALKMSAHYWRNLGLAEKSRFVSLAGSYHGETVGALAVTDVAIFRDAYAPLVRAGTTVPTPDARLALPGESAADVARRAAAALEAHLAEHHAQTAALIVEPLVQGASGMVMYDPEYLRLARALCDRYRVHLIADEIAVGCGRTGTFFACEQAGIWPDFLCLSKGISGGYLPLSLVLATNTVYAAFYADSATRAFLHSHSYTGNPLACRAALATLDIFEQDGVLAANRVLARQLGDAVRARFGAHPAVRQLRQRGMILAFDVATERPDFARNFFRAGLDHGVLLRPIGNTVYFMPPYILDAAHVAHLVDGAAAALAEALEPAPG; encoded by the coding sequence ATGCACGCCCCGTCACTGCTCGAACGATCCCTCAGGAGCGTCTGGCACCCCTGCACGCAGATGAAGCAGCACGAAGCGCTGCCGCTGGTGCCGATCGTGCGCGGCGAAGGCCCGTGGCTCATCGATGCCGAAGGGCGGCGGCTGCTCGACGGCATCAGCTCGTGGTGGGTGAACCTCTTTGGCCACTGCAACCCGCGCATCAACGCCGCGCTGCGCGCGCAGCTCGACACGCTCGAACATGTCATGCTCGCGGGCTTCACGCACGAGCCGGTGGTCGAGCTCTCCGAACGGCTCGCGGCGCTGACCGGCCATCGCCTCGGACATGCGTTCTACGCTTCGGACGGCGCATCCGCGACCGAGATCGCGCTGAAGATGAGCGCACATTACTGGCGCAACCTCGGCCTTGCGGAAAAATCCCGCTTCGTCAGCCTCGCCGGCAGCTATCACGGCGAAACCGTCGGCGCGCTGGCGGTCACCGACGTCGCGATCTTCCGCGACGCCTACGCGCCGCTGGTGCGCGCCGGCACGACGGTGCCGACGCCCGACGCCCGCCTTGCCCTGCCCGGTGAATCGGCCGCCGACGTTGCGCGCCGCGCCGCCGCCGCGCTCGAAGCGCATCTCGCCGAGCACCACGCCCAGACCGCCGCGCTGATCGTCGAGCCGCTCGTGCAGGGCGCCTCCGGCATGGTCATGTACGACCCGGAATACCTGCGCCTCGCCCGCGCGTTGTGCGACCGCTACCGGGTGCATCTCATCGCCGACGAGATCGCGGTCGGGTGCGGGCGCACCGGCACTTTTTTCGCGTGCGAGCAGGCCGGCATCTGGCCCGATTTCCTGTGCCTGTCGAAAGGCATTTCGGGCGGTTACCTGCCGCTGTCGCTGGTGCTCGCGACCAATACCGTCTATGCGGCGTTCTACGCCGACTCCGCAACCCGCGCGTTCCTGCATTCGCACTCGTACACCGGCAACCCGCTCGCGTGCCGCGCCGCGCTGGCGACGCTGGACATCTTCGAACAGGACGGCGTGCTGGCTGCGAACCGCGTGCTCGCCCGGCAGCTCGGGGACGCCGTCCGGGCGCGTTTCGGCGCGCATCCCGCGGTGCGGCAGCTGCGCCAGCGCGGCATGATCCTCGCGTTCGACGTCGCGACCGAGCGACCCGACTTCGCGCGCAACTTCTTCCGCGCGGGGCTCGATCATGGCGTGCTGCTGCGCCCGATCGGCAACACCGTCTATTTCATGCCGCCGTACATCCTCGACGCGGCTCACGTCGCGCATCTCGTCGACGGCGCTGCCGCGGCGCTCGCCGAAGCCCTCGAACCGGCGCCGGGCTGA
- the yaaA gene encoding peroxide stress protein YaaA produces the protein MIFVISPAKALDFETPPVTAAATQPDYLREAEELIGILRQKTPAEVAELMHLSDPLAALNVARYERWHRPFTPDNAKQALLAFNGDVYGGLDAPSLSEDDFAWAQQHLRILSGLYGMLRPLDLMQPYRLEMGTRLGNPRGANLYAYWGDTLAEALNRLLAAERDAGGSAVLVNLASQEYFKAAARAKLTAQVITPVFEDWKGGRYRIITFYAKRARGLMSRYAIRNRVEDVEGLKGFDAEGYGFAPDVSDAETLVFRRRAD, from the coding sequence ATGATTTTCGTGATCTCTCCGGCCAAGGCGCTGGATTTTGAAACCCCGCCGGTCACCGCTGCGGCCACCCAGCCGGATTATCTGCGCGAAGCCGAGGAACTGATCGGCATCCTGCGGCAGAAGACCCCTGCGGAGGTCGCGGAGCTGATGCACCTGTCGGACCCGCTCGCCGCGCTGAACGTCGCACGCTACGAGCGCTGGCATCGGCCGTTCACCCCCGACAACGCGAAACAGGCGCTGCTCGCATTCAACGGCGACGTCTACGGCGGGCTCGACGCGCCGAGCCTGTCGGAAGACGACTTCGCCTGGGCGCAGCAGCACCTGCGCATCCTGTCCGGGCTGTACGGCATGTTGCGCCCGCTCGACCTGATGCAGCCGTACCGCCTGGAAATGGGCACCCGGCTCGGGAATCCGCGCGGGGCGAACCTCTACGCGTACTGGGGCGACACGCTCGCCGAAGCGCTGAACCGGCTGCTCGCCGCCGAGCGCGACGCCGGCGGCAGCGCGGTGCTGGTGAACCTCGCGTCGCAGGAGTACTTCAAGGCCGCCGCGCGGGCGAAGCTCACCGCGCAGGTGATCACGCCGGTGTTCGAGGACTGGAAAGGCGGGCGCTACAGGATCATCACTTTCTACGCCAAGCGCGCGCGCGGCCTGATGAGCCGCTACGCGATCCGCAACCGCGTCGAGGACGTCGAAGGGCTCAAGGGCTTCGACGCCGAAGGCTACGGCTTCGCGCCGGACGTTTCGGATGCGGAAACGCTCGTATTCCGCCGCCGTGCCGACTGA
- a CDS encoding M14 family metallopeptidase yields MKISHNFDAGAIEVVSIADPQDIRLRLRPDNAADLHQWFYFRLHGAAGRPLRMTFENAASAAFAEGWPGYRCVASYDRRNWFRVASTAYENGQLIVEHTPERNSIYYAYFEPYSHERHLDLLGWAEMSAFAQVDTLGTTVEGRDIDRVVVGRPSPGHRPVWIIARQHPGETMAEWFVEGLLERLLDAADPVARKIREQAVLHIVPNMNPDGAVHGNLRTNAAGRNLNREWRAPDPVASPEVFCVREAMEASGCDLFLDIHGDESLPYVFFSTAEEVPGFTAEMAQQQARLVAALAAASPDFQTRHGYKSGRFGDELLTLASKWAAYRFGCVSLTLEMPFKDNANLPDGLAGWSGARSKRLGGAMLNAILAHLEG; encoded by the coding sequence ATGAAAATCAGCCACAACTTCGATGCCGGCGCGATCGAGGTCGTCAGCATCGCCGACCCGCAGGACATCCGCCTGCGGCTGCGCCCCGATAATGCCGCGGACCTGCACCAGTGGTTCTATTTCCGCCTGCACGGCGCCGCCGGCCGGCCGCTTCGCATGACGTTCGAGAACGCCGCCAGCGCGGCATTCGCCGAAGGCTGGCCGGGCTATCGCTGCGTCGCGTCGTACGACCGGCGCAACTGGTTCCGCGTCGCGAGTACGGCGTACGAGAACGGCCAGCTGATCGTCGAGCACACGCCCGAGCGCAACAGCATCTACTATGCGTACTTCGAACCGTATTCGCACGAACGCCACCTGGATCTGCTCGGCTGGGCCGAGATGTCCGCGTTCGCGCAGGTCGATACGCTCGGCACGACGGTCGAAGGGCGCGACATCGACCGCGTCGTCGTCGGGCGCCCGAGCCCGGGGCACAGGCCGGTGTGGATCATCGCGCGGCAGCATCCGGGCGAGACGATGGCCGAATGGTTCGTCGAAGGCCTGCTCGAACGCCTGCTCGACGCCGCCGACCCGGTCGCGCGCAAGATCCGCGAACAGGCCGTGCTGCACATCGTGCCCAACATGAATCCCGACGGCGCCGTTCACGGCAACCTGCGTACCAACGCCGCCGGGCGCAACCTGAACCGCGAATGGCGCGCGCCCGACCCGGTTGCGAGTCCCGAAGTGTTCTGCGTGCGCGAAGCGATGGAGGCGAGCGGTTGCGACCTGTTCCTCGACATCCACGGCGACGAGTCGCTGCCGTACGTGTTCTTCTCGACCGCCGAGGAAGTGCCCGGCTTCACCGCCGAGATGGCGCAGCAGCAGGCGCGCCTCGTTGCCGCCCTGGCCGCGGCGAGCCCGGATTTCCAGACGCGGCACGGCTACAAGTCCGGCCGGTTCGGCGACGAACTGTTGACGCTCGCAAGCAAGTGGGCTGCATACCGCTTCGGTTGCGTGTCGCTGACGCTGGAGATGCCGTTCAAGGACAACGCCAACCTCCCCGATGGCCTGGCCGGCTGGAGCGGCGCGCGCAGCAAGCGGCTGGGCGGCGCGATGCTGAATGCGATCCTCGCGCACCTGGAGGGCTGA
- a CDS encoding DUF433 domain-containing protein: MSQEPGVMGGKACIRGMRVTVGMVVGQIGAGHSIDEILADYPYLEREDIMQALRYAAWRAEEREVVLVSA; encoded by the coding sequence ATCAGCCAGGAGCCCGGGGTGATGGGCGGCAAAGCGTGCATCCGGGGCATGCGTGTCACGGTCGGCATGGTCGTGGGACAGATCGGTGCAGGGCATAGCATCGACGAGATCCTTGCCGACTACCCCTATCTTGAACGTGAGGACATCATGCAGGCGCTTCGCTACGCTGCATGGCGGGCCGAAGAGCGCGAGGTGGTGCTGGTCTCCGCATGA
- a CDS encoding DUF5615 family PIN-like protein — protein sequence MKLLVDMNLSPRWIGVLGDAGFEAVHWTSLGAKNAPDSEIMAYAKAADYVVLTHDLDFGAILAATHGEKPSVVQIRAEDVSPDAIGEQIIVALRQMTSELRRRRGFSALRSLRRH from the coding sequence ATGAAGCTGCTCGTCGATATGAATCTGTCGCCGCGCTGGATCGGGGTGCTGGGCGATGCAGGATTCGAAGCGGTGCACTGGACTTCGCTGGGGGCGAAGAACGCCCCAGACTCGGAAATCATGGCCTACGCCAAAGCCGCCGATTACGTGGTGCTCACCCACGATCTGGATTTCGGCGCGATCCTCGCCGCTACGCACGGCGAGAAGCCGAGTGTCGTGCAAATCCGCGCGGAGGATGTCAGCCCGGACGCAATAGGCGAGCAGATTATCGTCGCCCTGCGACAGATGACCTCCGAGCTGCGGAGACGCCGTGGCTTTTCCGCCCTACGCTCGCTGCGCCGGCACTGA
- a CDS encoding type II toxin-antitoxin system HicA family toxin has product MSHFVQPIIPPDLRDIEALIIGLGGEVHERKGSRVKILLNGEQWRCHRPHPGKEAKRYQVEEARELLERVGVKP; this is encoded by the coding sequence TTGAGTCATTTTGTCCAACCTATCATTCCACCGGATCTGCGCGACATCGAGGCACTGATTATCGGTCTTGGTGGTGAAGTCCATGAACGAAAAGGCTCTCGCGTCAAGATCCTTCTCAATGGTGAGCAGTGGCGTTGCCATCGCCCTCACCCTGGCAAAGAGGCCAAGCGTTACCAAGTCGAAGAGGCCCGAGAATTGCTGGAACGAGTAGGAGTAAAACCATGA
- a CDS encoding type II toxin-antitoxin system HicB family antitoxin, giving the protein MNTMTHKGYTARIEFDERDNIFVGRVLGLRVMISFHGETVAELHEAFAGAIEDFLSDCKEQGVKPEKPASGKLMLRVPPEVHGAALVAAQASGKSLNQWATEVIQRASRAY; this is encoded by the coding sequence ATGAACACCATGACCCACAAAGGCTATACAGCCCGCATCGAGTTCGACGAACGCGACAACATTTTTGTCGGTCGCGTACTTGGCCTGCGCGTCATGATCAGCTTCCATGGTGAAACTGTGGCTGAACTGCATGAGGCATTCGCTGGCGCCATCGAGGACTTTCTTTCCGATTGCAAGGAACAAGGGGTCAAGCCAGAAAAGCCTGCCTCCGGCAAGCTCATGCTGCGCGTTCCGCCAGAAGTCCATGGTGCGGCACTCGTCGCTGCTCAAGCTTCGGGCAAGAGCCTGAATCAGTGGGCAACGGAGGTTATTCAGCGCGCATCCCGTGCGTATTGA
- the serB gene encoding phosphoserine phosphatase SerB, with product MNLVVQGEDVDSVALKNLAKLTGASAIEQITAQAFRLVAGHDREGVDTLCAEAGLDWAWVPAGRKLADFGLFVTDMDSTLINIECIDEIADMQGLKPQVAAITEAAMRGEIDFRESLTRRVSLLAGLPEAALAEVYEQRLQVNPGAERLMRGLKGAGLHTVLVSGGFTYFTERLKARLGFDEAHANELETHHGRLTGRVRGAIVDGAAKAAHLRHARERLGLKSDQVIAAGDGANDIPMLTEAGFAVAYRAKPVLRTVADCRLDHVGLDGLLNLFT from the coding sequence ATGAATCTTGTCGTGCAGGGCGAGGATGTCGATTCGGTCGCCCTGAAGAATCTCGCCAAACTCACCGGCGCGAGCGCCATCGAGCAGATCACTGCGCAGGCTTTCCGGCTCGTGGCCGGGCACGACCGCGAAGGCGTCGACACTCTGTGCGCCGAAGCCGGGCTCGACTGGGCGTGGGTGCCCGCCGGACGCAAGCTCGCCGACTTCGGCCTGTTCGTCACCGACATGGACTCGACGCTGATCAACATCGAGTGCATCGACGAAATCGCCGACATGCAGGGCCTGAAGCCCCAAGTCGCAGCGATCACCGAAGCGGCGATGCGCGGGGAAATCGACTTCCGTGAATCCCTGACGCGCCGCGTGAGCCTCCTCGCCGGCCTGCCCGAAGCGGCGCTCGCCGAGGTCTACGAGCAGCGGCTGCAGGTGAACCCGGGCGCCGAACGCCTGATGCGCGGACTGAAGGGGGCGGGTCTCCACACCGTGCTGGTGTCAGGCGGTTTCACGTATTTCACCGAGCGCCTCAAGGCGCGGCTCGGCTTCGACGAAGCTCACGCGAATGAACTCGAAACGCACCACGGGCGCCTCACCGGCCGGGTGCGGGGCGCGATCGTCGACGGCGCCGCGAAAGCCGCCCATCTGCGTCACGCGCGCGAGCGCCTGGGCCTGAAGTCCGACCAGGTGATCGCCGCCGGCGACGGCGCCAACGACATCCCGATGCTGACCGAAGCCGGCTTCGCCGTCGCCTACCGGGCGAAGCCCGTGCTGCGCACCGTAGCCGACTGCCGCCTCGACCACGTCGGGCTGGACGGGCTGCTGAACCTCTTCACGTAG
- a CDS encoding 3-deoxy-7-phosphoheptulonate synthase, whose amino-acid sequence MPLAKTENLNIVAVDPMPSPEEIKARVPLTERAAASVVAGRRALHDILDRKDRRLFIVVGPCSIHDPIAGLDYAKRLKALADDVAETMVLVMRVYFEKPRTSTGWKGFINDPHMDDSFHIEEGMEKARRFLLDVNELGLPAATEALDPIAPQYYGDLIAWTAIGARTSESQTHREMSSGLSTPVGFKNATDGDLDVAINAIVSASHPHSFLGINGKGQSAILRTRGNRYGHVVLRGGGGRPNYDTVSISLAEQALAKAKLPLNIVVDCSHANSWKKPELQPLVMKDVVHQIREGNRSVVGLMMESFLEAGNQPIPADLSQLKYGCSVTDACIDWASTEDTIRKADSVLREALQRRSERA is encoded by the coding sequence ATGCCCCTGGCCAAAACCGAAAACCTCAATATCGTCGCCGTCGACCCGATGCCCTCGCCCGAGGAGATCAAGGCCCGCGTGCCGCTTACCGAGCGCGCCGCTGCGTCCGTCGTCGCCGGCCGCCGCGCGCTCCACGACATTCTCGACCGCAAGGACAGGCGCCTCTTCATCGTCGTCGGCCCGTGCTCGATCCACGATCCGATCGCCGGCCTCGATTATGCGAAGCGCCTGAAGGCGCTGGCCGACGACGTGGCCGAGACGATGGTGCTGGTGATGCGCGTGTATTTCGAGAAGCCGCGCACCTCCACCGGCTGGAAAGGCTTCATCAACGATCCGCACATGGACGATTCGTTCCACATCGAGGAAGGCATGGAGAAAGCCCGGCGCTTCCTGCTCGACGTGAACGAACTCGGCCTGCCGGCGGCGACCGAAGCCCTCGACCCGATCGCCCCGCAGTACTACGGCGACCTGATCGCGTGGACGGCGATCGGCGCGCGCACGTCGGAGTCGCAGACGCATCGTGAGATGTCGTCGGGCCTGTCGACGCCGGTCGGCTTCAAGAACGCCACTGACGGCGACCTCGACGTCGCGATCAACGCGATCGTTTCCGCGTCGCATCCGCACAGCTTCCTCGGCATCAACGGCAAGGGCCAGTCCGCGATCCTGCGCACGCGCGGCAACCGCTACGGCCACGTCGTGCTGCGCGGCGGCGGCGGACGGCCGAACTACGACACGGTGTCGATCTCGCTCGCCGAACAGGCGCTGGCGAAGGCGAAGCTGCCGCTGAACATCGTCGTCGACTGCTCGCACGCGAACTCGTGGAAAAAACCCGAGCTGCAGCCGCTGGTCATGAAGGACGTGGTGCACCAGATCCGCGAGGGCAACCGCTCGGTGGTCGGGCTGATGATGGAGAGCTTCCTCGAAGCCGGCAACCAGCCGATTCCGGCCGATCTGTCGCAACTGAAGTACGGCTGCTCGGTCACCGACGCCTGCATCGACTGGGCCAGCACCGAGGACACCATCCGCAAGGCCGACAGCGTGCTGCGCGAAGCGCTGCAGCGCCGGAGCGAGCGCGCATGA
- a CDS encoding NAD(P)/FAD-dependent oxidoreductase, producing MTPPIVIIGSGLAGYTLAREFRKLDRDTPLVILSRDAAGFYSKPMLSNAFSANRSAASLVMKPAEKMAAELAATIRSHVEVAALHPARRIVELAGGEEIPYRNLVLAPGADPIRLPLGGDAAADVLSVNDLDDFARFAARLDGAKRVAVLGGGLIGCEFANDLLARGITPTVIDIARWPLGRLLPEDAGQWFRQRLEAAGVSFRLGVSAASVSRHAGGYRLALSDGSTLDADVVLSAVGLRPRTALAAAAGLAVNRGVLTDRRLASSDPHIHALGDCVEVEGLTLPYVMPIMHQARALAATLAGTPTAVNYPAMPVVVKTPACPAVVCPPAINAQGSWQVVASDEAGGGIEAQYLDANEKLLGFVLLGSATARKQMLAGRAPATLD from the coding sequence ATGACTCCACCCATCGTCATCATCGGCAGCGGTCTCGCCGGCTACACGCTGGCACGTGAATTCCGCAAGCTCGACCGCGACACGCCACTCGTCATCCTGAGCCGCGACGCGGCCGGCTTCTATTCGAAGCCGATGCTGTCGAACGCGTTTTCAGCCAACCGCAGCGCAGCGAGCCTGGTGATGAAACCGGCGGAAAAAATGGCCGCCGAACTCGCCGCGACGATCCGCTCCCACGTCGAGGTCGCCGCGCTCCACCCTGCCCGACGCATCGTCGAACTCGCCGGTGGCGAAGAAATCCCCTATCGCAACCTCGTGCTCGCACCCGGCGCCGACCCGATCCGCCTGCCGCTCGGCGGGGATGCCGCGGCGGACGTCCTGTCGGTCAATGACCTCGACGACTTCGCCCGCTTCGCCGCACGGCTCGACGGCGCGAAGCGCGTCGCAGTGCTCGGCGGCGGGCTGATCGGCTGCGAATTCGCCAACGACCTGCTCGCCCGCGGCATCACCCCGACGGTCATCGACATCGCTCGCTGGCCGCTCGGCAGGCTGTTGCCGGAAGACGCCGGACAGTGGTTCCGGCAGCGGCTCGAAGCGGCTGGCGTGAGCTTTCGCCTCGGCGTCTCCGCAGCGTCGGTGTCGCGCCACGCCGGCGGCTACCGGCTCGCGCTCAGCGACGGCTCGACGCTCGACGCCGACGTCGTGCTGTCGGCAGTCGGCCTGCGACCGCGCACTGCGCTCGCCGCCGCCGCGGGCCTCGCCGTCAATCGCGGCGTGCTGACGGACCGTCGGCTGGCGAGTTCCGATCCGCATATCCACGCGCTCGGCGACTGCGTTGAAGTCGAAGGCCTGACGCTGCCGTACGTGATGCCGATCATGCACCAGGCGCGCGCGCTCGCAGCGACGCTCGCCGGCACGCCGACTGCGGTCAACTATCCCGCGATGCCGGTCGTCGTGAAGACCCCGGCATGCCCCGCGGTCGTCTGCCCCCCGGCGATTAACGCGCAGGGCAGCTGGCAGGTCGTCGCCAGCGACGAGGCCGGCGGCGGCATCGAAGCGCAGTATCTCGACGCAAACGAAAAACTCCTCGGCTTCGTCCTGCTCGGCAGCGCAACAGCGCGCAAGCAGATGCTCGCCGGCCGCGCGCCCGCAACACTCGACTGA
- a CDS encoding rubredoxin produces the protein MKTWQCVVCGFIYDEAAGMPDDGIAPGTRWEDIPDDWSCPDCGVAKADFEMVTV, from the coding sequence ATGAAGACTTGGCAATGTGTTGTATGCGGTTTCATCTATGACGAAGCGGCCGGAATGCCGGACGACGGCATCGCTCCCGGCACGCGCTGGGAAGACATTCCGGACGACTGGTCCTGCCCCGACTGCGGCGTCGCGAAAGCCGACTTCGAGATGGTCACGGTCTGA
- a CDS encoding rubrerythrin family protein, protein MTNPFHNPQSVTIQNLEAAFAGESMAHIKYRYFAKLCREMGDEETAKVFEATADQEVMHAFGHLDLLYPKAKMTPARALQFAIEGETYEYTEMYPGFRHAAVEEGHADAVKEIDEQIVESKEHAEQFKAVLERAAKRFAALAKVEERHANHYQEALDRISA, encoded by the coding sequence ATGACAAATCCCTTCCACAACCCGCAATCGGTCACCATCCAGAACCTCGAGGCCGCCTTCGCCGGCGAGTCGATGGCGCACATCAAGTACCGCTACTTCGCGAAGCTGTGCCGCGAAATGGGCGACGAGGAAACCGCAAAGGTTTTCGAGGCGACCGCCGACCAGGAAGTGATGCACGCGTTCGGCCACCTCGACCTGCTCTACCCGAAAGCGAAGATGACCCCGGCGCGCGCGCTGCAGTTCGCGATCGAAGGCGAGACCTACGAATACACCGAAATGTACCCGGGCTTCCGCCACGCGGCCGTCGAGGAAGGCCATGCCGACGCGGTCAAGGAGATCGACGAGCAGATCGTCGAGTCGAAGGAACACGCCGAACAGTTCAAGGCGGTGCTCGAACGCGCTGCGAAGCGCTTCGCGGCGCTCGCCAAGGTCGAAGAGCGTCACGCCAACCACTATCAGGAAGCGCTTGACCGGATCTCCGCCTGA
- a CDS encoding dodecin, translated as MPDQNHVYKLVELVGTSPVGVDDAIRNAIEQASQSLRHLDWFETTEIRGHIADGKIAHYQVKLKVGFRFES; from the coding sequence ATGCCAGATCAGAACCACGTCTACAAACTCGTTGAACTCGTCGGCACATCGCCCGTCGGCGTGGATGATGCGATCCGCAACGCGATCGAGCAGGCGAGCCAGTCGTTGCGGCACCTCGACTGGTTCGAAACCACCGAGATCCGGGGGCACATCGCCGACGGCAAGATCGCACACTACCAGGTCAAGCTGAAAGTCGGGTTCCGCTTCGAATCCTGA